Proteins from one uncultured Fibrobacter sp. genomic window:
- a CDS encoding lysophospholipid acyltransferase family protein — translation MFFKGRIAAAVFARVAYTVLKLAGWKRKTFLANAKHVSSALNCIPDYDKLLKNLTRHAGELLFRFGMFKRLPAALSAYPCRVDGWNFDIAEGSAEVLDKMRGGGIFLTAHYGNYEAIGPWLCCLGIPLKASYIPVKPAWLNRILEGRIRAVDGYRYSVDARTPREFLRLLDEGKLFCLLADQDSRIPSATDGIFLGKPVCNNPLPEFLLKHRPETPVFVCWMEERGNATKVLHAVEIQRESVMESYNEWLGERIAQNPTLWYGFTHRRFMSKAPERYEVDGRK, via the coding sequence ATGTTTTTCAAGGGAAGAATTGCCGCTGCGGTCTTTGCGCGGGTGGCTTACACGGTGCTCAAACTTGCTGGCTGGAAGCGGAAGACGTTTCTTGCCAATGCGAAGCACGTGTCGTCTGCTTTGAACTGCATCCCCGATTACGACAAACTTCTGAAAAACTTGACCCGCCATGCGGGCGAACTCCTGTTCCGTTTCGGAATGTTCAAACGTCTGCCTGCGGCACTTTCTGCGTACCCCTGCCGTGTTGACGGCTGGAATTTTGATATTGCCGAAGGTTCGGCAGAAGTCCTCGACAAGATGCGCGGGGGAGGAATTTTCCTGACCGCCCACTACGGCAACTACGAAGCAATCGGACCGTGGCTCTGTTGCTTGGGAATTCCGCTCAAGGCGAGCTATATTCCCGTGAAGCCGGCGTGGCTCAATCGTATTCTGGAAGGACGCATCCGTGCGGTAGATGGTTACCGTTATTCGGTCGATGCCCGTACTCCTCGCGAGTTTTTGCGATTGTTGGATGAGGGCAAATTATTTTGTTTGCTCGCCGACCAGGATAGTCGCATCCCGAGTGCGACCGACGGAATTTTTTTGGGGAAGCCTGTTTGCAACAATCCGCTCCCGGAATTTTTGCTGAAGCATCGCCCCGAAACGCCCGTTTTCGTTTGCTGGATGGAGGAACGGGGGAATGCGACGAAGGTCTTGCATGCGGTTGAAATCCAGAGGGAATCTGTGATGGAATCGTACAACGAATGGCTTGGGGAGCGCATTGCCCAAAACCCGACGCTTTGGTACGGCTTTACGCATCGACGGTTCATGAGTAAAGCGCCGGAGAGATATGAGGTTGATGGTAGGAAGTAG
- a CDS encoding D-alanyl-lipoteichoic acid biosynthesis protein DltD, with protein MRFLLTGLVLLFVACSNSSSEFLDETEISSESSSSEVSIESSSSEISIEPSLEMEGMIAVHGDVVTLGSNDAKYRPSERPAMKVRLDYDYFLGIHEVTCGEYRKLAKKAKLKDFGKCENDSLPLSDVSYYDAVLFANAKSKSESKDTAYTYNGVEYDSEGHCTNLDAFMFHPETDAYRLPTEAEWVHAASQGWNPEKFSWNASNSQYHAHTVCSAGTDTLGFCDLAGNVKEWVNDWAGVFFDTTVTNYLGAPDGGDLNERVLKGGYFSEKASEMNVVARGDDYTVEASSRAERIGFRLAYGHILSPIWLDATGHAKKSIITPLANMESLKAYTGTYKTILAFRNDISGDLAYIDYNDGGMAVTEIEDTLEVYHPDISPDGMLVAFCTKPEGIAGKSALYVRDLNPEGSHLVKLNVKSAAIPRWRVLKNGDTVIVYVTDAGSNKDESAFSATSTWQVKFANGKFGTPKKLFDGAFHGGISEDNTLAVTGARLLRARIANSGSSLTEKARNTIWYDSEQACNASLAQDGSKRTAFLDFGGKPGRKFAGESYATHERILIADSNGKLIQTIKAPAGYTFDHSEWASDGATSNLVATLTNVDGAHKKIVLASPSDSSILELAEGEELWHPCLWVKKVNTSSSETSSVSNIPDIPNSSNSSDSSNIPESSNTSDTPDSSNTSGSSDIPDSTNTSDPTDTDEEIFKLDPDSAGIYYNSSGASPNALEYRYKLELLWQYRDSINVVIFGSSRALRGVAPIEFDKPVFAVNMAISATVINAHSPLFYNYVLPHCKKLKAIVLSLDLDRSSNDGKNNKNMFYEAYKSYPGHVYDMNHNYWKDYFPPKLASMTYEAPGRRDMAENFRPTRGFKSNMAHGWGEPVISDDSCWMDKRKSSFRKNFDLFVELLKTCKEKNIYVIGVLFPMNPKYAETGAYGYAGLRRSEVPAVIQEIADLQKTYPNFILMDENKMGNHDYTDDMADDYNHLSQTGAVQMTHRIDSLLKTLNINFGD; from the coding sequence ATGAGATTCCTACTCACAGGCCTAGTCTTACTATTTGTTGCATGCAGCAACAGTTCTTCCGAATTTTTAGATGAAACGGAAATCTCGTCGGAATCGTCCAGTTCCGAAGTTTCTATAGAATCCTCCAGTTCCGAAATCTCTATAGAACCATCCCTCGAAATGGAGGGGATGATTGCAGTCCATGGCGATGTGGTGACACTCGGCAGCAACGATGCCAAGTACAGGCCTTCGGAACGCCCCGCCATGAAGGTTCGCTTGGATTATGATTACTTCCTCGGCATACACGAAGTAACCTGCGGGGAATACCGTAAACTCGCAAAGAAGGCAAAACTCAAGGATTTCGGCAAGTGCGAGAACGACAGTCTGCCACTCTCCGATGTATCCTATTACGATGCGGTTCTCTTCGCAAACGCCAAGAGCAAGTCCGAAAGCAAAGACACGGCCTACACCTACAATGGTGTGGAATACGACAGCGAAGGCCACTGCACGAACCTGGATGCTTTCATGTTCCACCCTGAAACGGACGCATACCGTCTGCCGACCGAAGCGGAATGGGTGCATGCAGCATCGCAGGGCTGGAATCCTGAGAAGTTCAGCTGGAACGCCAGCAACTCGCAATACCATGCGCACACCGTCTGTAGTGCCGGTACAGATACTCTCGGGTTCTGTGACCTCGCGGGCAACGTGAAGGAGTGGGTAAACGACTGGGCCGGCGTTTTCTTTGACACGACTGTTACGAATTATCTAGGTGCACCCGACGGCGGAGACCTCAACGAGCGCGTGCTGAAGGGAGGCTACTTCTCGGAAAAGGCTTCCGAAATGAACGTCGTCGCCCGCGGAGACGACTACACCGTAGAAGCCTCTAGCCGCGCCGAACGCATTGGGTTCAGGCTCGCCTACGGCCACATTCTGTCCCCCATATGGCTCGATGCCACCGGACACGCAAAGAAAAGCATTATCACGCCACTGGCCAACATGGAATCGTTGAAGGCCTATACCGGAACGTACAAAACGATTCTAGCCTTCCGTAACGACATCAGCGGGGACCTCGCCTACATTGACTACAACGATGGCGGCATGGCCGTAACAGAAATTGAGGACACACTGGAAGTCTATCATCCGGACATTTCTCCCGATGGCATGCTCGTTGCCTTCTGCACCAAGCCCGAAGGCATCGCTGGTAAATCTGCGCTGTATGTGCGTGACTTGAATCCCGAAGGAAGCCACCTCGTAAAACTCAATGTCAAGAGCGCCGCCATCCCGCGATGGCGAGTCCTCAAGAACGGAGACACAGTCATCGTCTACGTGACCGACGCAGGGAGCAACAAGGATGAGTCGGCCTTTAGCGCAACCTCCACATGGCAAGTCAAGTTCGCCAATGGCAAGTTCGGTACGCCGAAAAAACTCTTCGACGGGGCATTCCACGGAGGCATTAGCGAAGACAACACACTTGCCGTTACAGGTGCAAGACTACTGCGAGCCCGCATCGCCAATTCCGGCTCCTCGCTCACCGAAAAAGCCCGCAACACCATCTGGTACGACAGCGAGCAGGCCTGCAATGCATCGCTCGCACAGGATGGCAGCAAGCGTACCGCCTTCCTCGACTTCGGCGGAAAACCCGGTCGGAAATTTGCCGGAGAAAGCTACGCCACGCACGAGCGCATCCTGATTGCCGACAGCAACGGAAAGTTGATACAAACCATCAAGGCTCCTGCAGGCTATACCTTCGACCACAGCGAATGGGCAAGTGACGGAGCGACTTCGAACCTCGTCGCGACACTCACGAATGTAGATGGTGCGCATAAGAAAATCGTGCTCGCAAGCCCTTCCGACAGCAGCATCCTGGAACTTGCCGAAGGGGAAGAACTCTGGCATCCGTGCCTGTGGGTGAAGAAAGTAAACACATCTTCCTCGGAAACCTCATCCGTTTCAAATATCCCTGATATTCCAAACTCATCTAACTCCTCGGATTCATCAAATATCCCCGAGTCCTCCAATACCTCGGATACCCCAGATTCATCGAACACCTCGGGTTCTTCGGACATCCCCGATTCCACGAATACATCGGATCCCACGGATACGGACGAAGAAATTTTCAAACTTGATCCCGATAGCGCAGGCATCTATTACAATTCTTCGGGCGCAAGCCCTAACGCTCTAGAATATCGCTACAAGTTGGAATTGTTGTGGCAATATAGAGATTCAATCAATGTCGTGATTTTTGGATCGTCGCGAGCCCTGCGAGGCGTAGCTCCAATTGAATTTGACAAACCCGTTTTTGCCGTCAACATGGCAATCTCTGCAACCGTCATCAACGCCCACAGTCCCTTGTTCTATAATTATGTATTACCTCATTGCAAAAAATTGAAGGCTATCGTTCTTTCACTTGATTTGGACAGAAGCTCTAATGACGGCAAAAACAACAAAAACATGTTTTATGAGGCATACAAGTCCTACCCGGGACATGTTTATGATATGAATCATAACTACTGGAAGGATTACTTTCCGCCTAAATTAGCTTCGATGACATATGAAGCCCCAGGCCGACGGGATATGGCAGAAAACTTTAGACCTACGAGAGGGTTCAAAAGCAACATGGCTCATGGGTGGGGAGAACCGGTAATTTCGGACGATTCCTGCTGGATGGATAAAAGGAAATCTTCCTTCCGCAAAAACTTTGACCTATTTGTCGAATTACTCAAGACATGCAAAGAAAAGAACATCTATGTGATAGGGGTACTTTTCCCGATGAATCCGAAGTATGCAGAAACGGGAGCTTATGGATATGCCGGGCTCAGGAGAAGCGAGGTCCCGGCCGTTATCCAAGAAATCGCTGATTTGCAAAAGACATATCCGAATTTCATTCTGATGGACGAAAATAAGATGGGAAACCATGACTATACAGATGACATGGCGGATGACTACAATCATTTAAGCCAAACTGGAGCGGTCCAAATGACCCACCGCATCGATTCCCTCCTCAAAACTTTGAACATTAATTTTGGTGACTAA
- a CDS encoding histidine triad nucleotide-binding protein, whose translation MSENCLFCKIIKGEIPSKKIYEDDDVFAFYDIAPQAPVHFLVVPKRHISTIMDMKPEDCELVGKMLYRAQIIAKELGLEENGARFVFNCKADAGQTVFHIHLHVVGGQVMGWPPFPKE comes from the coding sequence ATGAGTGAAAACTGTCTTTTCTGCAAAATCATCAAGGGTGAAATCCCTTCCAAGAAAATCTACGAAGACGACGACGTGTTCGCCTTCTACGATATCGCCCCCCAAGCACCGGTACATTTCCTCGTGGTGCCCAAACGCCACATTTCGACCATCATGGACATGAAGCCCGAAGACTGCGAGCTCGTGGGCAAGATGCTCTACCGCGCCCAGATTATCGCGAAGGAGCTCGGCCTCGAAGAAAACGGAGCACGCTTCGTGTTCAACTGCAAGGCCGATGCCGGACAGACCGTATTCCACATCCACCTGCATGTGGTCGGCGGACAAGTCATGGGCTGGCCACCGTTCCCGAAGGAGTAA
- the recO gene encoding DNA repair protein RecO yields the protein MIKSRAIVLHRYAYSDSSWIVKALTEEVGIVSFIVKGGKRKESPFKGALDPLALSEVVFRQNPNAELQFIKEATLIEWRKNLREDLLALAKAQVMAEILLRYAPQGVPLQSEFMLLEQATSELDQTGTNALHDNQGNYDTSTDLTQAQIPKSNIFARWLLDTCEAWGYSLDLATCSRCGKILDAPPADFIPETGAVICKDCIGTGMAHMREETSLGIWNLLTNNKITHSQYVENALLSYLRKHIGFLKEIKSLQFLNETRKLFSN from the coding sequence ATGATCAAGTCCCGCGCCATAGTCCTGCATCGCTACGCCTACAGCGATTCGAGCTGGATCGTCAAGGCCCTCACGGAAGAAGTCGGCATCGTCTCCTTCATCGTAAAAGGAGGCAAGCGGAAGGAATCCCCCTTCAAGGGAGCGCTCGACCCACTCGCCCTGAGCGAGGTCGTTTTTCGGCAGAACCCGAATGCCGAACTGCAGTTCATCAAAGAAGCGACACTCATCGAATGGAGAAAAAACCTTCGCGAAGACCTGCTCGCCCTCGCAAAAGCGCAAGTCATGGCAGAAATCCTCTTGCGTTATGCTCCGCAAGGAGTTCCGTTGCAATCGGAGTTCATGTTACTAGAGCAAGCGACAAGTGAACTCGACCAGACAGGAACAAATGCACTCCACGACAATCAGGGCAACTACGACACCTCTACAGATTTAACGCAAGCGCAAATCCCGAAATCAAACATTTTCGCCCGATGGCTGCTCGACACCTGCGAAGCATGGGGATACTCTCTCGACCTCGCCACATGCAGCCGCTGCGGAAAAATTCTAGACGCACCGCCGGCAGACTTCATTCCCGAAACAGGCGCCGTCATCTGCAAAGATTGCATCGGCACGGGAATGGCACACATGCGCGAAGAGACCTCGCTTGGAATTTGGAACTTGTTGACCAACAACAAGATAACACACTCGCAATATGTCGAGAACGCACTCCTCTCCTACCTGCGCAAGCACATCGGCTTCCTCAAGGAAATCAAGTCGCTCCAGTTCCTGAACGAAACCCGCAAACTCTTCAGCAACTAA
- the panB gene encoding 3-methyl-2-oxobutanoate hydroxymethyltransferase — MLTPEDLKAKKSQGEKISMITAYDFAFAQMAEAAGVDQILVGDSLANTMLGYKSTREIGMNEMLIFVAAVCRGAPNTHVVADMPYLSDKDPQTAYDNAMRFMDLGAASIKLEGTPEGVIEFLRSKDIPVCAHLGLLPQTAENFKQKGKTEEEAHAIEDAAKFVDSLGCFETVLEHIPEELGKKITREVKSVTIGIGGGKFTDGQVLVMHDALGMHQRKLPPFATKFVDMFALGTEGIKKYIDSVKAKQ, encoded by the coding sequence ATGTTAACTCCAGAAGATCTCAAGGCAAAAAAATCACAAGGTGAAAAAATATCCATGATAACCGCCTACGATTTCGCATTTGCGCAAATGGCGGAAGCTGCCGGGGTTGACCAGATTCTCGTTGGCGATAGTCTCGCGAACACCATGCTCGGTTACAAGAGCACGCGCGAAATCGGCATGAACGAAATGCTCATCTTCGTTGCAGCAGTCTGCCGTGGAGCTCCCAACACGCACGTGGTTGCCGACATGCCCTACCTGAGCGACAAGGATCCGCAAACGGCGTACGATAACGCTATGCGCTTCATGGACTTAGGGGCAGCAAGCATCAAGCTCGAAGGCACACCCGAAGGAGTCATCGAATTCCTACGCAGCAAAGACATTCCCGTGTGCGCACACCTCGGGCTACTCCCGCAAACCGCAGAGAACTTCAAACAGAAAGGCAAGACAGAAGAAGAAGCGCACGCCATCGAAGATGCTGCAAAGTTCGTCGACAGTCTCGGTTGCTTTGAAACTGTGCTCGAGCACATCCCTGAAGAACTCGGAAAGAAGATTACCCGCGAAGTAAAAAGTGTCACCATCGGTATCGGCGGCGGAAAATTTACGGACGGTCAGGTACTCGTGATGCACGACGCTCTCGGAATGCACCAGCGCAAGCTCCCTCCGTTCGCCACGAAGTTCGTGGACATGTTTGCTCTCGGAACCGAAGGGATCAAGAAATATATCGACAGCGTCAAAGCCAAGCAGTAA
- a CDS encoding phosphatase — MDNKLQATIDIGSHSCILLIAAFEDKVTEQAKATENKKVLVPKLQKVEVCRLGEDIYECGHITEARIQELTQIMTKFRMDLHALGADLKAVAMTEAMRRASNPDEVIEAVEKAIWMKPRIISGEEEGRLTFRSVKEWHGSDIVTIDIGGGSTELCNGETSLSIPVGALKMFKAMGPIPGPEYKKFVKETFKEVSFKGMTKKPVYLIGGTGTALAMVFLDKQKFDYKAIEGLEMSITDLENVTTRITNLSKELRAMLPGLENGRHEVIICGLFWLRSLLEKLRVETFKISTAGLRFGLLYPPEPEPEEKPKPKRVPPWMKNKQEAAPEDSST; from the coding sequence ATGGATAACAAACTCCAAGCCACCATCGACATCGGGAGCCACAGTTGCATCCTGCTGATAGCCGCATTCGAGGATAAGGTCACGGAGCAGGCCAAAGCAACCGAGAACAAAAAAGTTCTCGTGCCAAAACTCCAGAAGGTGGAAGTTTGCCGCCTGGGCGAAGACATTTACGAGTGTGGGCACATCACAGAAGCGAGGATCCAGGAACTCACGCAAATCATGACGAAGTTCCGCATGGACCTGCATGCCCTCGGTGCCGACCTCAAGGCAGTCGCCATGACCGAGGCCATGCGCCGCGCCAGCAATCCCGACGAAGTCATCGAAGCGGTGGAAAAAGCAATCTGGATGAAGCCCCGCATCATCTCCGGCGAAGAAGAAGGACGACTCACCTTCCGCTCCGTCAAGGAATGGCACGGCTCCGACATCGTCACTATCGACATCGGTGGCGGATCCACGGAACTGTGCAACGGCGAGACATCGCTTTCGATTCCCGTCGGTGCACTCAAGATGTTCAAGGCGATGGGTCCCATCCCCGGCCCCGAATACAAAAAGTTCGTCAAGGAAACTTTCAAGGAAGTCAGCTTCAAGGGAATGACCAAGAAACCCGTCTACCTTATCGGCGGAACGGGAACGGCACTTGCAATGGTGTTCCTCGACAAGCAAAAGTTTGACTACAAGGCCATCGAAGGCCTGGAAATGAGCATCACCGACCTGGAAAACGTCACCACGCGAATCACGAACCTCTCCAAAGAACTTCGCGCGATGCTCCCGGGACTTGAAAACGGAAGGCACGAAGTCATCATCTGCGGACTGTTCTGGTTGCGTTCCCTCCTGGAAAAACTCCGCGTCGAGACTTTCAAGATCAGTACGGCAGGCCTCCGCTTCGGTCTGCTCTACCCGCCGGAGCCGGAACCGGAAGAAAAGCCGAAGCCCAAGCGCGTTCCGCCCTGGATGAAGAACAAGCAAGAAGCCGCCCCGGAGGATTCCTCCACATGA